From a region of the Corallococcus macrosporus genome:
- the gspN gene encoding type II secretion system protein GspN → MATETKTARWKLVLGYTAFAVVAFVLCLLITFPYDAVRTRLVTEAAAHGLAVRIEGLRPGLSGVTATHVRVSKPPTPLGAEAVAALARGESGGLGPDELGEALVFDSVAMRPSVFPPGVVMKLKGMGGTVDVHVGGLSGTSLNVDVDGVQASGGNLPKYTGVDMEGTLNAKLALQAPGTLIRGQPVDWSQASGTVALDTQGLTIKGGKAAIPMGGGPAMPMELPRVVLGELKGDLQFDKGLGTVRDLNLKSEDLEGAGTGTVKLGRRLEYSELALDVRLKFEQAFQQRLGPLALAVNMLPQDRDNPGWRGGRLSGMVSSPRFGPKR, encoded by the coding sequence ATGGCCACTGAAACCAAGACCGCCCGCTGGAAGCTCGTCCTGGGCTACACCGCCTTCGCGGTGGTGGCGTTCGTCCTCTGCCTGCTCATCACGTTCCCCTACGACGCGGTCCGCACGCGGCTCGTCACGGAGGCCGCGGCCCACGGGCTCGCGGTCCGCATCGAGGGCCTGCGTCCCGGCCTCTCCGGCGTCACCGCCACCCACGTGCGCGTGAGCAAGCCGCCCACGCCGCTGGGCGCGGAGGCCGTGGCGGCGCTGGCCCGCGGCGAGTCCGGCGGCCTGGGCCCGGACGAGCTGGGTGAAGCGCTCGTGTTCGACAGCGTGGCGATGCGCCCGTCCGTCTTCCCGCCCGGCGTGGTGATGAAGCTCAAGGGCATGGGCGGCACGGTGGACGTGCACGTGGGCGGCCTGAGCGGCACGTCGCTGAACGTGGACGTGGACGGCGTGCAGGCCAGCGGCGGCAACCTGCCCAAGTACACGGGCGTGGACATGGAGGGCACCCTCAACGCGAAGCTGGCCCTCCAGGCCCCGGGGACCCTGATTCGCGGCCAGCCGGTGGACTGGTCCCAGGCCTCTGGCACGGTGGCGCTGGACACCCAGGGGCTCACCATCAAGGGCGGCAAGGCGGCCATCCCCATGGGCGGCGGCCCCGCGATGCCCATGGAGCTGCCGCGCGTAGTGCTGGGCGAGCTGAAGGGCGACCTCCAGTTCGACAAGGGCCTGGGCACGGTGAGGGATTTGAACCTCAAGAGCGAGGACCTGGAGGGCGCGGGCACCGGCACGGTGAAGCTGGGCCGGCGGCTGGAGTACAGCGAGCTGGCGCTCGACGTGCGGCTGAAGTTCGAGCAGGCCTTCCAGCAGCGGCTGGGCCCCCTGGCGCTCGCGGTGAACATGCTGCCGCAGGACCGGGACAACCCGGGTTGGCGCGGCGGCCGGCTGAGCGGCATGGTGAGCAGCCCCCGCTTCGGTCCCAAGCGGTAG
- the gspM gene encoding type II secretion system protein GspM: MGKLKELFAPLQTWFERLSDRERKLVALAGSAVLVFVLFVTLFSFANSANGYRRRTQDKLAKLQEVQALATSYGEAQAERQNVEQQLTQSNVRLITYIEDKATAAGLTVPNMTPKGDVGVGDGKIIESSVELTFTDVDLRKLTDFLRTVETGPGIVKVKYLRVEPRPATDTLTAWTTVATYRMKQ; this comes from the coding sequence ATGGGAAAGCTCAAAGAACTCTTCGCGCCCCTCCAGACGTGGTTCGAGCGGCTCTCCGACCGCGAGCGCAAGCTCGTGGCGCTGGCCGGCTCCGCGGTGCTGGTGTTCGTGCTCTTCGTCACCCTCTTCAGCTTCGCCAACAGCGCGAACGGCTACCGCCGGCGCACGCAGGACAAGCTGGCGAAGCTGCAGGAGGTGCAGGCCCTGGCCACCAGCTACGGCGAGGCCCAGGCGGAGCGCCAGAACGTGGAGCAGCAGCTCACGCAGAGCAACGTGCGGCTCATCACCTACATTGAAGACAAGGCCACCGCCGCGGGCCTCACCGTCCCCAACATGACGCCCAAGGGCGACGTGGGCGTGGGGGACGGGAAGATCATCGAGAGCTCCGTGGAGCTGACCTTCACGGACGTGGACCTGCGCAAGCTGACGGACTTCCTGCGCACGGTGGAGACGGGCCCGGGCATCGTGAAGGTGAAGTACCTGCGCGTGGAGCCCCGGCCCGCCACGGACACCCTGACGGCGTGGACGACCGTCGCCACCTACCGGATGAAGCAATAG
- the pilM gene encoding pilus assembly protein PilM — protein sequence MARILGLDLGSHSVKGVVLNSGAKSSTTQAYAEVRRAQEGERAETLRAAVEELLGKMPQGHVDQVVIALPGPSLTTHAVSLPFSDPKRVEATLPFEVGSQLPFDISEVVYDYQVVGQKDTGGKEKAADLLVGVVKKEELQSLLALLGGLQVDPRVITHPALAYQNLFTQMPGLFEGASEGGPVAVVDIGHERTSVAIGQPGKGVEFARTFAGGGRDLTRALATEFQTTLPEAHAWKEAHGAMAGAAQGPDAERAANAFVRGLQPVLRELRPSFKAFAARTRRQVSAVVLCGGTARMPGLAEQLSRDLNLPVRVMALPADAAAMIGARETPSAAQAYALAMRGNAAGAKAPRFNLRRGEFAFKGGYDYVKDRIGLLASFAVTLLLLLIAFGVVRNTVLSRREAEVDAVLCKTTQRILGTCETNYDRALNMLKGVESPAAALPAMSAVNLLAEVTQRVPPEVPVKFDRIQVDLDRIMLQGETDSSKQIDTLSAALKGHRCFKDVKEGKVEKTRDGQKVTFRLDVQVQCPGEKQGGET from the coding sequence ATGGCCCGCATTCTTGGCCTGGACCTGGGCAGCCACTCCGTGAAGGGGGTGGTGCTCAACTCCGGAGCGAAAAGCAGCACCACGCAGGCCTACGCGGAAGTGCGCCGCGCGCAGGAAGGCGAGCGCGCGGAGACGCTGCGCGCCGCGGTGGAGGAGCTGCTCGGGAAGATGCCGCAGGGGCACGTGGATCAGGTCGTCATCGCCCTGCCCGGCCCGTCCCTCACCACGCACGCGGTGAGCCTGCCCTTCTCCGACCCCAAGCGCGTGGAGGCGACGCTGCCCTTTGAAGTGGGCAGCCAGTTGCCGTTCGACATCTCGGAGGTCGTCTACGACTACCAGGTAGTCGGCCAGAAGGACACCGGCGGCAAGGAGAAGGCCGCGGACCTGCTGGTGGGCGTGGTGAAGAAGGAGGAGCTCCAGTCGCTGCTCGCGCTCCTGGGCGGCCTCCAGGTGGACCCTCGCGTCATCACCCACCCGGCGCTCGCGTACCAGAACCTCTTCACGCAGATGCCCGGCCTCTTCGAGGGCGCGTCCGAGGGCGGCCCGGTGGCGGTGGTGGACATCGGCCACGAGCGCACGTCGGTGGCCATTGGCCAGCCGGGCAAGGGCGTGGAGTTCGCGCGCACCTTCGCGGGCGGCGGGCGCGACCTGACGCGCGCGCTGGCCACGGAGTTCCAGACGACGCTGCCGGAGGCCCACGCGTGGAAGGAAGCGCACGGCGCCATGGCGGGCGCCGCGCAGGGGCCGGACGCCGAGCGCGCCGCGAACGCCTTCGTGCGCGGCCTGCAGCCGGTGCTGCGTGAGCTGCGCCCGTCCTTCAAGGCCTTCGCCGCGCGCACCCGCCGGCAGGTCTCCGCGGTGGTGCTGTGCGGCGGCACCGCGCGCATGCCGGGCCTGGCCGAGCAGCTGTCGCGCGACCTGAACCTGCCGGTGCGCGTGATGGCGCTGCCGGCGGACGCGGCCGCGATGATTGGCGCCAGGGAGACGCCGTCCGCGGCGCAGGCGTACGCGCTGGCCATGCGCGGCAACGCGGCCGGGGCCAAGGCGCCGCGCTTCAACCTGCGCCGGGGCGAGTTCGCCTTCAAGGGCGGCTACGACTACGTGAAGGACCGCATCGGCCTCCTGGCCTCCTTCGCGGTGACGCTGCTGCTGTTGCTCATCGCCTTCGGGGTGGTGCGCAACACGGTGCTGTCGCGCCGCGAGGCGGAGGTGGACGCGGTGCTCTGCAAGACGACCCAGCGCATCCTGGGCACCTGCGAGACGAACTACGACCGCGCCCTCAACATGCTCAAGGGCGTGGAGAGCCCCGCCGCGGCGCTGCCCGCGATGTCCGCCGTGAACCTGCTGGCGGAGGTCACCCAGCGCGTCCCGCCGGAGGTGCCGGTGAAGTTCGACCGCATCCAGGTGGACCTGGACCGCATCATGCTCCAGGGGGAGACGGACAGCTCCAAGCAGATCGACACGCTCTCCGCCGCCTTGAAGGGCCACCGCTGCTTCAAGGACGTGAAGGAGGGCAAGGTGGAGAAGACTCGCGACGGGCAGAAGGTGACCTTCCGCCTGGACGTGCAGGTGCAGTGCCCCGGCGAGAAGCAGGGGGGAGAGACCTGA